The genomic DNA CCGGCGGTCGCCCGCACCGGGTCGCGCCTCTCGGCAAACCTTCGCTCCTCCCAGGTCCGGCGGTCGTCCTCGCCTCGCCTTTCGGGCCCCCTCGGCAGCAACATATTGTTCAAAACCCTCACCCCTTCCTCTCGAGTCGACATTGGCTAGTGATGCTACTGCACGCGATGATCAATTTGAGGGGTCCCCGCGAAGTTACGGCGAAGCCTCGGACTTCGCGGGGTTTCCGAGTGCGCCCAACTTCTCATCTAGCCGGCGCTCCGACTGGCGCCGCTCCAGCTCGTCGCCAGGTCCGAGGTCGACGAAACGGGCGTAGCCAGCCAGGCGTGGGTGGACCTCGGCGACGCGGCGGAACATCTCCTGCGCGACCCACCGGTAGTCGGGGTGGCCCTGCGGCGTGGTCCGGAGCTCGCACAGGTGGTAGACCTCGCGCAGGTTCACCCGGAAGTACCAGCGGACGCGAAACGCCAGCGGCACGATGTACTGGGCCAGCGCGGGGCCGACATCGCCCTCCAGCCTGGAGTTGACTGCCGCCGCCGCTTCCACCGCGGCGGCAAAACGGCCGCCCAGCCCGAGGTCGGCAATTCCTGGAGGGAGGTCGTAGC from Candidatus Methylomirabilota bacterium includes the following:
- a CDS encoding FAD-dependent thymidylate synthase, with product PHSDSSLDLETADHAQVLEALLGDRANRRHRVPRALEHAQYTFEIVANFGAYRDLHRHRMLTQDRQVLGTSLGYDLPPGIADLGLGGRFAAAVEAAAAVNSRLEGDVGPALAQYIVPLAFRVRWYFRVNLREVYHLCELRTTPQGHPDYRWVAQEMFRRVAEVHPRLAGYARFVDLGPGDELERRQSERRLDEKLGALGNPAKSEASP